In the Arachis stenosperma cultivar V10309 chromosome 8, arast.V10309.gnm1.PFL2, whole genome shotgun sequence genome, TAATAAatgatgaataaaaaataatttaattttataaatcttttataCAAACAATAATTCCatggaataaataaatttaaagtCTAGCAAATTATTATAAAAGTGGTGATTACACTATCACCTGTAAtaaagtaaagaaaaaaaaaatatttataacatTATTATCTATACATAGACCATATATAGAATATATATGCTTATTTATAACTATTATCTATAGGTTTGTCTATATCTGTGGTTAGACAATTTTTAACATGGGTAAAAATGGAAGGATAAATTGGAGAGAAAAAGAGACAATCCTCTTTGTATATTGTTATAGCTTATAGACATAAACCTAAAATCTGAAACATAATAAAATGTGACTAAACAAacattaaatattatataatttagaataattttaatattttagtttaataaattatattaatgcctaaaaattaaaaagagaggTTGGTCAACAAGTAGGTTCCTGCTAATATATACTCCTTTAAAATAACTTGCGTTTTGACTTTTTATAGATAAAACTATGAAGTTTTAATGTATTTAGACCTATTTTACATTTAAATATATTGGTAATAGTTGACTTAAAAACTGAGATAATATACATATATGAGTTTTCAATTGATTTAGTTTATCAGATTTATTTTGATGATACATATAATTCAACATTTTGTATTACTCAATTATTTGTAGTTTGAGCAACAAAGGAAACATGTTGCATCTGCAGTGGAATGTTGCATGAAGCAATATGACTTTTCACAAGAGGAGGCCTATGAATTCATCAACAAGGATATCGATAATTGTTGGAAGAAGATGAACGAAGAGTACCTcaagttaattaaaaatatccCAAAGCTTCTGATTGATTGCATTGTTAATTTGGCACGTATAACTgagttttattatttaaacttTGAGGATAAATACACCAATTGTGAGCTTTTGAAAGATCACATTGTGACACTGCTTTTGGACCCCATCGTCGTGTAGCGGTTTTATGTAGAAAGAAATCAACTAAAGATGGCTTTCTTATATATGTTGGCCATTGTTGTTGTATCTTGTATGGTTCTAAGTTTGAGGGTTAAATTCTACCCGAATTAATAGGGATTTTAATTAAAGTGTGTCAAATAAAAATGAGATTTTGACTAATATGATGCACTATAGCGGTGTTTCCATTAGGCcttaattagtcattaattaattatatttatgttatttttctgTAAAGATGGTTTGGTATatggatgattatttttattttagagtgGACGTTTATTTAACTTGGATTGGATTTTAGTAGatacaataaaatttattgaatgtttattttattacgTATGTGGATGTGTATTTCCATTTTAAACAGACAGTTTGATGGAGAAGAAGCTCGACAGCACTAAAATTAGCTGGTGAGGGAGAGACCGACGGTGTAATGAGAATTTGGGGAAGAGGCATACAATAATAAAAGGGTTAAAAGTTAGATGGTTAAAATTTTATAggtaaaaataagattttttaaaaaataatttatgatgaactatttttttttcatcttttataAAACGAAAGTGCAGTTTATTATTCATGTTGTTCAGATTTACTGTTATTTACCTAACGAAATTGTAACTTTAATATTAGGCAGAAATTCACCTGCAGTCGCCTGCAGGTGAAGTTGCTTCTGGATGGCTGACACGTGTTACTATATGGTTTAAAAAAAATCggtttattttatataaatggTTTATTTAAAAAACCGGTTTGAATTGGACCAAGCAGTTACTTTTATTCCCTTCTTCTTCGTTTCGTATGTAAAATTCGTTCTCTTTCAATCTCTTTTTCAGAACTAATACGAAACTTTCAATTAGgtatgttccttttatttatatttcttaatcaaatttattatttcaaatGTATTTCTTAATTTATGTTTATATTCATTCCTCTATGAATGatgaaaattatttaataaatacgTACATATTTATGTCATCACACCATTTTGATGTTCAGGATCATAAATGCCAAGATAATTTATGGCAATTTCATGTGATGGAAGACAAAAATGTAATTATGGTATAACGTAGACTAGTTGATAGCATGAGCATTGTTGAAATTTTGGCATGATCTCTTTCATATTTGTTATATGTCTCTTTAGTTGGTGATGTTATAGTTTATTGGTGATGTTATAGTTTATTGTGATGATATGATGGTAGTTTAATTGTATGAGTTAGGTCTTTTTTATTTGGTTGAATTTTTTCTATGGCTATCCTATTCTTGATGGCAatgtcaaaataaatattttcattagttgttctttttttttctctatttttgaatcaattttattttaaaaaaatttattaaaattttttgttgtagacaaaattaataatattatgttCAATTATTTAAAGAGAccaaattaatattttgattagatacttttgttttattgaaaataaattctaatttcattaaaaaataaattctagtTGATaagtaaaaacacaaaaatgtgCATGACAGTGAAATCATAATTTCTAGACAAGTAAATTATAGTcttattatcttaaaaaaataatttatttatagaataatattgaaaaatcaacaataatttgcTTGAAAATAGTTTATTAGTAAAATAAAAGTTAATTGATTGATTaccataaaatttaatttaaccataaatttgcAATTGAACATATTTTTATAGCTTAATTAAAAATCTGTTTACAGTTTAATTTAAAAGCAACTGAAAATGTAAgttatgggaaacaaaacaaaactcATCAAGAAACTAGAAACAGAGACACAAAAAAAGGACAGATGATATCATTTATGCCATTCCTATAAAAAAAATCGtgaattttgtttctttttcagaatactaaattttactttttcaaacAATTTGTATACATATATttgacaaaaattaaataaaaaaagtttcagataaatttaaaaaaaattggtcaatatgaatgaagaaaaagaacataTCAAATTCATTTGTTAGGAATTTAGGAATAACACGCAGAaagaatttaaattattttaaattggaTCTATTCAAAtcgatttttttaaataaaccatttgtataaaataaatcGATTTTTTTTAAACCATACAGTAACACATATCAACGATCCAGAAACAACTTCACCTGCAGGCGACTCAACGATCCAGAAGCAACTTCACCTGCAGGCGACTGCAGGTGAATTTCCACCTTAATATTAACATGATGTTAGCTAATTTTGTATTGATTATCTAGTGTCAGCTTTTTTTTCCCTGCTTTAGACAAAAAATACCTTTTATATCAACATACTATTTTATTCTGATCCTTTAGACGAgattttttaaagaatataatatttattagaaaaaattattaaaacaattaattataCCAACAACTAATAATGTTTCCTCtctaataaatatttataaatttcatcattattttattttattaaacaaatCTGTCTATAAGTCCACCATGCATATTCAAATTTCTTAACTATTTGATCAAACTTTGATCAATGATCTTTCTTTCAAAATTCTACGAATGTATATAaccaaaatttaatttgatcCCCATGCATCCAAAGTTGATTGTAATTTTCTTCACAATTTGTTGTCTATACACACTCATTTTTGAtacccctctctctctccttatGATGTTTATGACACATTTGAAGAATTTGAGCTCTTCACAAAGTTAATtcaaagatttttatttttgttaaaaaaaaaagaaatatgtgattaatcttttatattttttttcatgtttttaaACAAAGACTAGCTAGTCAGAGTAAATAGTCATTTCTTACCATAAAAGATTCGGACACTAACAAAATTAACcatgaaaaattaaaactaaatttataCTCGTATAAGATAAGTTTTGTTCGACAAAAATGaccaattattaaaaaaattattcaaaattttaaaactatccttttcatcatcttcaaccTTAAAACCTCTAACATTAACAACAATCATACTACCGTATCTGCTCCCTCTCTTCCTGCCCTTCATCTATCGCTGGCGCCCGGCGTTGTTGCGCCACCCCTCTGCATCGCACCTCTCCTCTCTGTTGCAAGCTCGCACCCTGCCGTCACTCCTCTTCGTCGCAGGCTAGATCCACTACATCGCTGCTGCTCCTCTTGTGTTGGATCCACAGTGTTCTGCATTTCTTTCAATAGTTTAGAGAAATCATCAACGGCATCATAGCCAACTGTCGTCACCTCCTCCTCCTTAGCACCACCATCCTCCCAACAAACAATTATATTCAGAGATGAAAAAGCTAGATAGAACCTTTCTCTGTGGGCATTGTTGAGCAGATCGAGTACGATTCCAATAGCTCCTCCAATATTGCCCTCATCTGATGGATCGAAGGAGTCTGTCGTGATGCCATGCCGGGGAAATTCCTTGCTCAACCATCATGCAAATCGCTCCAAATCTATAACTCTGCGGAAGGCAATAACTACATCCACAGTGTGTTCACATTCAATTTGATTCTGCCCCCACAACACACTGGTTCAATAGCAAGGAACATGTTCTTGTCAGCATTTTCGCCGAAGAAAAAAGcatcttctacttctacatgtGGATCCAAATCACTTTTCATCGGGTTGCCAAGGATTGTGGTGGAGACGTTGAGAGCATTGTTCTTTGCGCCACAAGTGAGAGGGGAGGAGATGTTGCAGGTTCAGAACGGGATGAAGAACAACGTCTTCTGGATGTATAGAAACAAGCGCAAAGCTGCAATTTCTCAGCACAGCATCATGCGATAAAGTTCATAGTGCAAAGGAACCAGGGGGCAAATGTGCTTGACGTTAAGGTCAATTATTGAAAGTTATATTTCGATGGATCGAAGCATAAAGATGGTGCAGGGGGTAGGAATTCTCATTATTTCACCAGAATGAATACCGTCGAAATTTCTGTTTGAGCTAAAATATTCTTGGTCGAATAATATGGCAGAATATGAAGCTTTTATTTCAGTCTTGAGATTTTGATTGAGAAAGGTGCTTCGGAAGTTCAGATTTTAGGGGATTCCCAGTTAGTGTTATAGCAGCTATCGAAAGAGTTTAAGTGTAACAATGAGAAGTTGCAGAAATATTTGGCAACAGCTTGGGAGTTGTtaacttcttttcaaaaattttcattaGTTTATATCCCAAGaatccaaaataaaattgcCAATGAGTTGGCCCAGATTGCTTCAAGATATAAGGTAGGCCccaaaatatagaaaaaattgGCAGAAATTCGCCAAATTTTATTGCCTATAGATGAACGAGAAGCTTTAGCTTGGATGAATGGGAAGATAATGATTGGAGAAAATCTATTGCTGAGTATTTAAGGAATTCCAGTAATCGAGTTGATAggaagataaaattaaaagtaacaaattttgttttaatGGCTGATGAGTTATATAAGAAAGGGATCAATGGGAGCCTTTCGAGATGTCTAAGTCAAGATGATAAAGACATTGTTTTAGGAGAAGTCCATAAAGGTATATGTGGTCTCATCAGGTTGGGATGAAAATGAAATAGGTTTTATATCGAAATCATGTATATTGGCCTCTATGATTAAAGACTGTATTGATTTTGCGAAGGCTTGTCAAGAGTGTCAACACCATGGAGTGATGCAACAGATTCCAGTATCTGAGTTGCATTCGATCATTAAGCCTTGGCCATTTCGAGGTTAGGCTTTAGACCTAATTGGATTGATACACCCCCTCATCGAAAAACCACAAATTTATTTTGGTGGCAATAGATTATTTCACGAAGTGGGTTGAAGCGGTTCCTCTGATAGAGGTTGGACAAAATGAAATAATAGATTTTATCGAGAAACATATAATTCATTGATTCGAGATTTCTCAAACATTGAGTACTGACCAAGGAACTATATTTACTGGTCAGCGAATAAAGAACTTTGTTGCTTCAAGAAACATTAATATGGTTACTTCAATCCCTTATTATGTACAGGCCAATGGACAGGTTGAGGCAGCAAATAAAATTTTGATCAATTTGATTAAAAAGCAAATCGGAAGCAGATCTCGAACTTGGCATGAGGCTTTGAGCCAAGTACTTTGGGCCTACCGTAATTCTCCAAGAGGATCAACAGGTATTTCTCTTTATAAACTGGTATATGAGCATGATGCCGTTTTGCTATTGGAAATTAATTTTAGTACTTTGAGAGTGTTGAAGCAAGATGATTTGCCAATTGACGATTATTGGAACGCAATATTTGATGAGTTAAATGATTTAGACTCAGAGCGTATATTGGCGCTTGAAAATATGATCCGACAAAAAGAAAGCATTGCTCGAAGTTATAATCGTCGAGTAAGGGAGAAATGCTTCAATATTAGGGAGTTGATTTTGAAAGTTATTTTGCCAATGAAAAAGAAGTCAAGATTTCTTAGCAAATGGTCCCATACTTGGGAGGGACCTTTTCAAATTATCGAATTATATTCCGGAAATGCATATTGAATCAAAGATATCGAGTCTGGGAATATAGTTAATTCGGTAAATGGAAAGTATTTGAAGCAATACCATTGTCTGTCAAACCAAAGTTAAAATACAAGTCTGGAAATAAAAGGATGTCATTACAAATAATTGATATTCTAAGGCGGAAAAATAAAAGGTGCTAGGAGCTTTCCTAAGTCAGAATACAGTTGAATTCTCTCACTGTCCAAGGTCGAGAGTATTTTGGTCTGCTCATATTCTTCATGTTGAATTTTTTCAAGTTGCCTCACACGTTCCTCTTGTTTGATTTCAATAGTATGTATCTCCTTGAAAAGTTGCTGTTGTTTGCGCTGAGCAGTGGTCAGAAGAAGGTCTAGAACAGCTATTCTTTCTTCAACTATAGCAATCCTCTGGTTGATCCGAATTAATTCTGCTTTgagttcttctttttctttgacatAATGGGCTCGAGCTGTAAAGGCTTGAGAGATCCTTAGATTAAATTCTTCGCAAGAAGCTTTCATTTGGTT is a window encoding:
- the LOC130945932 gene encoding 60S ribosomal protein L2, mitochondrial-like, coding for MPGKFLAQPSCKSLQIYNSAEGNNYIHSVFTFNLILPPQHTGSIARNMFLSAFSPKKKASSTSTCGSKSLFIGLPRIVVETLRALFFAPQVRGEEMLQVQNGMKNNVFWMYRNKRKAAISQHSIMR